The DNA sequence AGTTGGAGCGCCGAGACCTGCACCCCGGAGTACCGGGACCGCTGGACGCCGGACAATCCGGCGCGGGACCAGTGCGGGGTGACCGCCATGGTGCTCAACGACCTGCTCGGCGGGGAGCTGATCCGGGGCGAGGTCCATGTCGACGGGGTGCGCACCGACTTCCACTGGTGGAACCGCCTGGGCCCGGGCGTGGAAATAGACCTGACCCGGGAGCAGTTCGGGCCGGAGGAGGTCGTCGTCGGTGGTGACGTCATCGTCAGGCCGCCCGTCAGCGAGTGGCGGCGGCTTCAGGAGGAATACGCGATCCTGCGCGACCGGGTCGCGGAGCGGCTCGGGCGGGACTGAGAGCCCGGTGGCGGTCCGTGCGGTGCCGCGCCGCCGTCGGGCCATGGGGCCGGGCCGGGGCGCAGCTTCGGCGCACCCCGTCCGGCCGCCGCGTGGTTGCCGGGTCCCGCAGCGAGGTCGCCTCGTCGTATCCCGTTCCGTCGCCGTGTAGTTGCGGCGTACCCGGCCCGCCGCCGCACGGCTGCGGCGCGCCCCCGGTCCGTGCCCGATCCGTGACCCCGCCGGGGCCGCCGAAGTGCCCCTCGCACGCACTACGGTGGGCCCATGCCGTCCGTGTGCTTCCAGGGCAAGGAGATCGAGGAGAGCGATCATGGGTGAGTCTCTGAAGACCTTCGTCGGCGGTGCCGAGGTCGAGGTGCCCAACAGCATCCCGGCCATCCGGGCCGCGCTGCCCAAGGAGAGACGCGAGGAGTTCGATTCCGCGATCAACGAGGCCGGGGTGCACGAGATTCAGGCCGTCATGCGGCACTGGATGCTGGAGGCCGTCCCCGACCCCGAGGCCGAGAAGATCCTGGACCGGCTGGCGCAGGACGAGGCCGAGAGGCGGAGCGTCGCTTGAGCTTCCGCATCTCCTACGCACCGCCCGCCGACGACACCCTGGCCAAGATGCGCGGCGGCCAGGTCTTCCGCGACGAGATGGCCCGCACCCTCGGTGAGGAGCCGTACGGCCACGCGTCCTCCGCCGTCAAGAGCGAACAGGACCGGCGTGAGGCGACCGTCTCCGGGGCCATCGTCCTCTACTACGTCTCCCGGTCCGTCCTGACCGTCACCGTCGTCCGCCTCGTCCCCCTGCCCTGACCCCACCCGAGGGGCGGGCGGGGAGGGCAGGGGCGCGGCCTCCGTACGTCAGGCGAGCTTCTTGTCCTGTGCCGCCACGACCTCGACCGGTACCTCGAACTTCACGTCGCCGCCCGCCGCCGCCAGGTTGAAGGAGAAGAACGTCGCCACGGTGGCCTCCTTGCGCAGCGCCACCAGCTTGAACGGGGCCGTGTCGCCGTCGTCCTCGGAGGTGACCGTCCAGGCCGCGGCCTCGTCGCCGCCGGTGACCTTCTCCTCGGCGATCGAGGCGACCTTCGTCGGCGTACCCGCGACCGTGGCGGTGAAGCCGCCCGCGCAGTCGGCCGCGGCCTTCTTCAGCGCGGCGAACGCGTCCGGGCCCGCCGTCCCCTCGTACGAGTGCAGGGCGACGAACGTGGACGTCAGGTCGAAGGCGTCCTTGAACGCCTCCCCGGCTTCGCCTTCCGCCATGTCCTCCAGCGACTTCTTCTTGCCGTCGGTCTTCGGCTCGTCGATCACCTTGCGCTTCGTGGTGGCCACCGAACCCTTCTGCGCCACGCCGAACATGGCGTGGGCGACCGGCAGACAGCCTTCCTTGTCGACCGTGACGCCGTCCGCCGGGACCTCGTCGGCCGGGCCGGCCTTGGTGACCTTGCGGCCCTCCACGTCGCCCTGGGCGAGGGTGGCCTTCTCCAGCTCGGCGGCGGTGAGCGCCTCGGCCGGGGCCTTCGGGGCCGAACTGCTGCCGCTCGACGCGCCCTTGTCGTCCTTCC is a window from the Streptomyces sp. MMBL 11-1 genome containing:
- a CDS encoding YunG family protein — its product is MATYLLTDIEQALRDSWSAETCTPEYRDRWTPDNPARDQCGVTAMVLNDLLGGELIRGEVHVDGVRTDFHWWNRLGPGVEIDLTREQFGPEEVVVGGDVIVRPPVSEWRRLQEEYAILRDRVAERLGRD